The following proteins are co-located in the Escherichia fergusonii ATCC 35469 genome:
- the atpH gene encoding F0F1 ATP synthase subunit delta has protein sequence MSEFITVARPYAKAAFDFAVEHQSVERWQDMLAFAAEVTKNEQMAELLSGALAPETLAESFIAVCGEQLDENGQNLIRVMAENGRLNALPDVLEQFIHLRAVSEATAEVDVISAAALSEQQLAKISAAMEKRLSRKVKLNCKIDKSVMAGVIIRAGDMVIDGSVRGRLERLADVLQS, from the coding sequence ATGTCTGAATTTATTACGGTAGCTCGCCCCTACGCCAAAGCAGCTTTTGACTTTGCCGTCGAACACCAAAGTGTAGAACGCTGGCAGGACATGCTGGCGTTTGCCGCCGAGGTAACCAAAAACGAACAAATGGCAGAGCTTCTCTCTGGCGCGCTTGCGCCAGAAACGCTCGCCGAGTCGTTTATCGCAGTTTGTGGTGAGCAACTGGACGAAAACGGTCAGAACCTGATTCGGGTTATGGCTGAAAATGGTCGTCTTAACGCGCTCCCGGATGTTCTGGAGCAGTTTATTCACCTGCGTGCTGTGAGTGAGGCTACCGCTGAGGTAGACGTCATTTCCGCTGCCGCGTTGAGTGAACAACAGCTCGCGAAAATTTCTGCTGCGATGGAAAAACGTCTGTCACGCAAAGTTAAGCTGAATTGCAAAATCGATAAGTCTGTAATGGCAGGCGTTATCATCCGAGCGGGTGATATGGTCATTGATGGCAGCGTACGCGGTCGTCTTGAGCGCCTTGCAGACGTCTTGCAGTCTTAA
- the asnA gene encoding aspartate--ammonia ligase yields the protein MKTAYIAKQRQISFVKSHFSRQLEERLGLIEVQAPILSRVGDGTQDNLSGCEKAVQVKVKALPDAQFEVVHSLAKWKRQTLGQHDFSAGEGLYTHMKALRPDEDRLSPLHSVYVDQWDWERVMGDGERQFSTLKSTVEAIWAGIKATEAAVSEEFGLAPFLPDQIHFVHSQELLSRYPDLDAKGRERAIAKDLGAVFLVGIGGKLSDGHRHDVRAPDYDDWSTPSELGHAGLNGDILVWNPVLEDAFELSSMGIRVDAETLKHQLALTGDEDRLQLDWHQALLRGEMPQTIGGGIGQSRLTMLLLQLPHIGQVQCGVWPAAVRESVPSLL from the coding sequence ATGAAAACCGCTTACATTGCCAAACAACGTCAAATTAGCTTCGTGAAATCTCACTTTTCTCGTCAACTGGAAGAACGTCTGGGGCTGATCGAAGTCCAGGCGCCGATTCTTAGCCGTGTGGGGGATGGCACGCAGGATAACTTGTCGGGCTGTGAAAAAGCGGTGCAGGTAAAAGTGAAAGCTCTGCCTGATGCCCAGTTCGAAGTGGTTCATTCACTGGCGAAGTGGAAACGTCAGACCTTAGGGCAACACGACTTCAGCGCGGGCGAAGGGCTGTACACGCACATGAAAGCCCTTCGCCCCGATGAAGACCGTCTTTCCCCGTTGCACTCGGTCTATGTTGACCAGTGGGACTGGGAACGCGTAATGGGCGATGGCGAGCGTCAATTCTCGACTCTGAAAAGCACGGTAGAGGCGATCTGGGCGGGAATTAAAGCAACCGAAGCTGCGGTTAGCGAAGAGTTTGGCCTGGCACCGTTCCTGCCGGATCAGATCCACTTCGTTCACAGCCAGGAGTTACTGTCTCGTTATCCGGATCTCGATGCCAAAGGGCGTGAGCGGGCGATTGCTAAAGATCTTGGCGCGGTTTTCCTCGTTGGGATTGGCGGTAAGTTGAGTGATGGTCATCGCCACGACGTGCGCGCACCGGATTATGATGACTGGAGTACCCCGTCAGAGCTGGGCCATGCGGGTTTGAACGGCGATATTCTGGTGTGGAACCCGGTACTGGAAGATGCGTTTGAGCTTTCTTCCATGGGGATTCGCGTGGATGCCGAAACGCTGAAGCATCAGCTGGCGCTGACCGGTGACGAAGATCGCCTGCAGCTGGATTGGCATCAGGCGCTGCTGCGTGGTGAAATGCCGCAGACCATCGGCGGCGGTATCGGCCAGTCTCGTTTGACCATGCTGCTGCTGCAACTGCCGCATATCGGTCAGGTTCAGTGTGGTGTATGGCCAGCTGCTGTTCGCGAGAGTGTCCCTTCTCTGCTGTAA
- the atpE gene encoding F0F1 ATP synthase subunit C, translated as MENLNMDLLYMAAAVMMGLAAIGAAIGIGILGGKFLEGAARQPDLIPLLRTQFFIVMGLVDAIPMIAVGLGLYVMFAVA; from the coding sequence ATGGAAAACCTGAATATGGATCTGCTGTACATGGCTGCCGCTGTGATGATGGGTCTGGCGGCAATCGGTGCTGCGATCGGTATCGGCATCCTCGGGGGTAAATTCCTGGAAGGCGCAGCGCGTCAACCTGATCTGATTCCTCTGCTGCGTACTCAGTTCTTTATCGTTATGGGTCTGGTGGATGCTATCCCGATGATCGCTGTAGGTCTGGGTCTGTACGTGATGTTCGCTGTCGCGTAG
- the rsmG gene encoding 16S rRNA (guanine(527)-N(7))-methyltransferase RsmG — protein sequence MLNKLSSLLKDAGISLTDHQKNQLIAYVNMLHKWNKAYNLTSVRDPNEMLVRHILDSIVVAPYLQGERFIDVGTGPGLPGIPLSIVRPEAHFTLLDSLGKRVRFLRQVQHELKLDNITPVQSRVEVFPAEPPFDGVISRAFASLDDMLNWCHHLPGPSGRYYALKGQLPEDEIASLPKEFQVESVVKLHVPGLEGERHLVVIKPNRI from the coding sequence GTGCTCAACAAACTCTCCTCTCTGCTGAAAGATGCAGGAATTTCGCTTACCGATCACCAGAAAAATCAGCTTATTGCCTACGTTAATATGCTGCATAAATGGAATAAGGCCTATAACCTGACTTCAGTTCGTGATCCCAACGAAATGCTGGTTCGTCATATTCTTGATAGCATCGTGGTAGCTCCTTATCTGCAAGGTGAGCGCTTTATCGATGTTGGCACCGGACCGGGACTGCCGGGAATACCGCTTTCTATCGTGCGTCCTGAAGCCCACTTCACGCTGCTGGATAGCCTCGGTAAGCGCGTGCGCTTTCTGCGTCAGGTTCAGCATGAGCTGAAACTGGATAACATCACTCCAGTGCAAAGTAGGGTAGAGGTGTTTCCAGCTGAACCTCCTTTTGATGGCGTGATCAGCCGTGCATTTGCTTCGCTCGATGATATGCTGAACTGGTGTCACCACCTTCCTGGGCCATCCGGTCGTTATTACGCATTGAAAGGGCAATTACCAGAAGATGAAATTGCTTCATTACCAAAAGAATTTCAGGTCGAATCGGTAGTTAAATTACATGTTCCTGGGCTGGAGGGAGAACGTCATCTGGTGGTGATTAAGCCAAACAGAATTTAA
- the atpA gene encoding F0F1 ATP synthase subunit alpha codes for MQLNSTEISELIKQRIAQFNVVSEAHNEGTIVSVSDGVIRIHGLADCMQGEMISLPGNRYAIALNLERDSVGAVVMGPYADLAEGMKVKCTGRILEVPVGRGLLGRVVNTLGAPIDGKGPLDHDGFSAVEAIAPGVIERQSVDQPVQTGYKAVDSMIPIGRGQRELIIGDRQTGKTALAIDAIINQRDSGIKCIYVAIGQKASTISNVVRKLEEHGALANTIVVVATASESAALQYLAPYAGCAMGEYFRDRGEDALIIYDDLSKQAVAYRQISLLLRRPPGREAFPGDVFYLHSRLLERAARVNAEYVEAFTKGEVKGKTGSLTALPIIETQAGDVSAFVPTNVISITDGQIFLETNLFNAGIRPAVNPGISVSRVGGAAQTKIMKKLSGGIRTALAQYRELAAFSQFASDLDDATRKQLDHGQKVTELLKQKQYAPMSVAQQSLVLFAAERGYLADVELSKIGSFEAALLAYVDRDHAPLMQEINQTGGYNDEIEGKLKGILDSFKATQSW; via the coding sequence ATGCAACTGAATTCCACCGAAATCAGCGAACTGATCAAGCAGCGCATTGCTCAGTTCAATGTTGTGAGTGAAGCTCACAACGAAGGTACTATTGTTTCTGTAAGTGACGGTGTTATCCGCATCCACGGCCTGGCCGATTGTATGCAGGGTGAAATGATCTCCCTGCCGGGTAACCGTTACGCTATCGCACTGAACCTCGAGCGTGACTCTGTAGGTGCGGTTGTTATGGGTCCGTACGCTGACCTTGCCGAAGGCATGAAAGTTAAGTGTACTGGCCGTATCCTGGAAGTTCCGGTTGGCCGTGGCCTGCTGGGCCGTGTGGTTAACACTCTGGGTGCACCAATCGACGGTAAAGGTCCGCTGGATCACGACGGCTTCTCTGCTGTAGAAGCTATCGCCCCGGGCGTTATCGAACGTCAGTCCGTAGATCAGCCGGTACAGACCGGTTATAAAGCCGTTGACTCCATGATCCCAATCGGTCGTGGTCAGCGTGAATTGATCATCGGTGACCGTCAGACCGGTAAAACCGCACTGGCAATCGATGCCATCATTAACCAGCGCGATTCCGGTATCAAATGTATCTATGTCGCTATCGGCCAGAAAGCGTCCACTATTTCTAACGTGGTACGTAAACTGGAAGAGCACGGCGCACTGGCTAACACCATCGTCGTGGTAGCAACCGCGTCTGAATCCGCTGCACTGCAATACCTGGCGCCGTATGCCGGTTGCGCAATGGGCGAATACTTCCGTGACCGCGGTGAAGATGCGCTGATCATTTACGATGACCTGTCTAAACAGGCTGTTGCTTACCGTCAGATCTCCCTGCTGCTCCGTCGTCCGCCAGGACGTGAAGCATTCCCGGGTGACGTATTCTACCTCCACTCTCGTCTGCTGGAGCGTGCTGCGCGTGTTAACGCCGAATACGTTGAAGCCTTCACCAAAGGTGAAGTGAAAGGGAAAACCGGTTCTCTGACTGCGCTGCCGATTATCGAAACTCAGGCTGGTGACGTTTCTGCGTTCGTTCCGACCAACGTAATCTCCATTACCGATGGTCAGATCTTCCTGGAAACCAACCTGTTCAACGCCGGTATTCGTCCTGCGGTTAACCCGGGTATCTCCGTATCCCGTGTTGGTGGTGCAGCACAGACCAAGATCATGAAAAAACTGTCCGGTGGTATCCGTACCGCTCTGGCACAGTATCGTGAACTGGCAGCGTTCTCTCAGTTTGCATCCGACCTTGACGATGCAACTCGTAAGCAGCTTGACCACGGTCAGAAAGTGACCGAACTGCTGAAACAGAAACAGTATGCGCCGATGTCCGTTGCGCAGCAGTCTCTGGTTCTGTTCGCAGCAGAACGTGGTTACCTGGCGGATGTTGAACTGTCGAAAATCGGCAGCTTCGAA
- the asnC gene encoding transcriptional regulator AsnC, which yields MENYLIDNLDRGILEALMGNARTAYAELAKQFGVSPGTIHVRVEKMKQAGIITGARIDVSPKQLGYDVGCFIGIILKSAKDYPSALAKLESLDEVTEAYYTTGHYSIFIKVMCRSIDALQHVLINKIQTIDEIQSTETLIVLQNPIMRTIKP from the coding sequence ATGGAAAATTATCTGATCGACAATCTGGACCGCGGCATCCTGGAAGCATTAATGGGTAATGCGCGTACCGCTTACGCCGAACTGGCGAAACAATTTGGCGTCAGTCCGGGGACGATTCACGTTCGAGTAGAGAAAATGAAGCAGGCGGGGATCATTACCGGGGCGCGTATTGATGTCAGCCCGAAGCAGCTTGGTTATGACGTAGGCTGCTTTATCGGCATTATATTAAAGAGCGCCAAAGACTATCCTTCCGCGCTGGCAAAGCTGGAAAGCCTCGATGAAGTGACCGAGGCGTACTACACCACCGGCCACTACAGCATCTTTATAAAAGTGATGTGCCGTTCGATCGACGCCCTCCAGCATGTACTTATCAACAAGATCCAAACAATTGATGAAATTCAGTCCACCGAGACACTGATCGTCCTGCAGAACCCGATCATGCGTACCATCAAGCCCTGA
- the mioC gene encoding FMN-binding protein MioC, whose protein sequence is MADITLISGSTLGGAEYVAEHLAEKLEEAGFTTETLHGPLLEDLSASGIWLVISSTHGAGDIPDNLSPFYEALQKQKPDLSAVRFGAIGIGSREYDTFCGAIDKLEAELKNSGAKQTGETLKINILDHDIPEDPAEEWLGSWINLLK, encoded by the coding sequence ATGGCAGATATCACTCTTATCAGCGGCAGCACCCTCGGCGGTGCCGAATATGTAGCAGAACACCTGGCTGAAAAACTGGAAGAGGCGGGTTTTACCACCGAAACGCTGCACGGTCCGCTGTTGGAAGATTTATCAGCCTCTGGGATCTGGCTGGTTATCAGCTCAACCCACGGTGCCGGAGATATTCCGGACAACCTTTCTCCTTTCTATGAAGCATTGCAGAAACAGAAGCCCGATCTTTCTGCGGTCCGCTTTGGCGCAATCGGTATTGGTAGTCGTGAATATGACACCTTTTGTGGGGCTATCGATAAACTCGAGGCTGAACTCAAAAATTCCGGTGCAAAACAGACAGGCGAAACACTGAAGATCAACATTCTTGATCACGACATTCCGGAAGATCCGGCAGAAGAATGGCTGGGATCGTGGATTAATTTACTCAAATAA
- the mnmG gene encoding tRNA uridine-5-carboxymethylaminomethyl(34) synthesis enzyme MnmG: protein MFYPDPFDVIIIGGGHAGTEAAMAAARMGQQTLLLTHNIDTLGQMSCNPAIGGIGKGHLVKEVDALGGLMAKAIDQAGIQFRILNASKGPAVRATRAQADRVLYRQAVRTALENQPNLMIFQQAVEDLIVENDRVVGAVTQMGLKFRAKAVVLTVGTFLDGKIHIGLDNYSGGRAGDPPSIPLSRRLRELPLRVGRLKTGTPPRIDARTIDFSVLAQQHGDNPMPVFSFMGNAAQHPQQVPCYLTYTNEKTHDVIRSNLDRSPMYAGVIEGVGPRYCPSIEDKVMRFADRNQHQIFLEPEGLTSNEIYPNGISTSLPFDVQMQIVRSMKGMENAKIVRPGYAIEYDFFDPRDLKPTLESKFIQGLFFAGQINGTTGYEEAAAQGLLAGLNAARLSADKEGWAPARSQAYLGVLVDDLCTLGTKEPYRMFTSRAEYRLMLREDNADLRLTEMGRELGLVDDERWARFNEKLENIERERQRLKSTWVTPSTEGVAEVNAHLTSPLSREASGEDLLRRPEMTYETLTSLAPFAPALTDEQAAEQVEIQVKYEGYIARQQDEIEKQQRNENTLLPATLDYRQVSGLSNEVIAKLNDHKPASIGQASRISGVTPAAISILLVWLKKQGMLRRSA from the coding sequence ATGTTTTATCCGGATCCTTTTGACGTCATCATCATTGGCGGGGGTCATGCAGGCACCGAGGCCGCGATGGCTGCGGCGCGTATGGGTCAACAGACTCTGCTTTTGACACACAATATCGACACGCTGGGGCAGATGAGCTGCAACCCGGCGATCGGCGGTATTGGGAAGGGACATCTGGTTAAAGAAGTGGATGCACTCGGCGGTCTGATGGCGAAAGCGATCGATCAGGCGGGTATCCAGTTTAGGATACTAAACGCAAGCAAGGGACCTGCGGTTCGTGCTACCCGAGCTCAGGCGGATCGCGTGCTCTATCGGCAGGCGGTACGCACGGCGCTGGAGAATCAACCTAATCTAATGATCTTCCAGCAGGCGGTTGAGGATCTTATTGTCGAAAACGATCGCGTAGTCGGCGCTGTCACCCAGATGGGGCTTAAGTTCCGTGCTAAAGCTGTCGTGCTCACAGTCGGGACTTTCCTTGACGGTAAAATTCATATCGGTCTGGATAACTACAGCGGTGGTCGTGCTGGTGATCCGCCGTCTATTCCGCTTTCTCGCCGTTTGCGTGAACTGCCGCTGCGAGTTGGTCGTTTGAAAACCGGGACTCCGCCGCGTATTGATGCTCGAACCATCGACTTCAGCGTGCTGGCGCAACAGCATGGTGATAATCCGATGCCGGTATTCTCGTTTATGGGCAATGCGGCACAACACCCGCAACAAGTACCGTGTTATCTCACTTATACCAATGAAAAAACCCATGACGTGATCCGCAGTAACCTCGATCGTAGTCCGATGTATGCTGGTGTGATCGAAGGTGTCGGTCCACGCTACTGCCCGTCGATCGAAGATAAAGTCATGCGCTTCGCCGACAGAAATCAGCATCAGATCTTCCTTGAGCCGGAAGGATTGACTTCCAACGAAATTTATCCGAACGGTATCTCCACCAGCCTACCGTTCGATGTACAGATGCAAATTGTCCGTTCCATGAAGGGAATGGAAAACGCGAAAATTGTGCGTCCGGGTTATGCCATTGAGTATGACTTCTTCGATCCGCGCGATCTGAAACCGACGCTGGAAAGCAAATTTATTCAGGGGCTGTTCTTTGCTGGTCAGATTAACGGCACTACCGGTTATGAAGAAGCCGCTGCACAAGGTTTGCTGGCAGGCCTGAATGCCGCTCGTCTGTCCGCCGACAAAGAAGGCTGGGCACCGGCGCGTTCCCAGGCATATCTCGGTGTGCTGGTCGACGATCTGTGCACACTGGGTACCAAAGAACCGTACCGTATGTTTACCTCGCGCGCGGAATATCGTCTGATGCTGCGCGAAGATAACGCTGACCTGCGTTTGACCGAAATGGGCCGTGAGCTGGGTCTGGTGGATGACGAACGTTGGGCGCGCTTTAACGAGAAGTTAGAAAACATCGAACGTGAGCGTCAACGCCTGAAATCAACATGGGTGACACCATCGACAGAAGGTGTAGCCGAAGTGAATGCTCACCTGACTTCGCCGCTCTCTCGCGAAGCCAGTGGTGAGGATCTGTTGCGTCGCCCGGAAATGACCTACGAAACATTAACCTCGTTGGCACCTTTCGCACCAGCGCTGACTGATGAACAAGCCGCAGAGCAGGTTGAGATTCAGGTTAAGTACGAAGGTTATATCGCGCGTCAGCAAGATGAGATCGAAAAGCAGCAGCGTAACGAGAATACCCTGCTACCAGCGACGCTGGATTACCGCCAGGTATCCGGTCTTTCTAACGAGGTGATCGCCAAACTCAACGATCACAAACCGGCATCTATCGGCCAGGCTTCGCGTATTTCTGGTGTCACACCTGCGGCAATCTCCATTCTGCTGGTGTGGTTGAAAAAACAAGGTATGCTCCGTCGTAGCGCATAA
- the atpF gene encoding F0F1 ATP synthase subunit B has product MNLNATILGQAIAFVLFVLFCMKYVWPPLMAAIEKRQKEIADGLASAERAHKDLDLAKASATDQLKKAKAEAQVIIEQANKRRSQILDEAKAEAEQERTKIVAQAQAEIEAERKRAREELRKQVAILAVAGAEKIIERSVDEAANSDIVDKLVAEL; this is encoded by the coding sequence GTGAATCTTAACGCAACAATCCTCGGCCAGGCCATCGCGTTTGTCCTGTTCGTTCTGTTCTGCATGAAGTACGTATGGCCGCCATTAATGGCAGCCATCGAAAAACGTCAAAAAGAAATTGCTGACGGCCTTGCTTCCGCAGAACGAGCACATAAGGACCTTGACCTTGCAAAGGCCAGCGCGACCGACCAGCTGAAAAAAGCGAAAGCGGAAGCCCAGGTAATCATCGAGCAGGCGAACAAACGCCGCTCGCAGATTCTGGACGAAGCTAAAGCTGAAGCAGAGCAGGAACGTACTAAAATCGTGGCCCAGGCGCAGGCGGAAATTGAAGCCGAGCGTAAACGTGCCCGTGAAGAGCTGCGTAAGCAAGTTGCTATCCTGGCTGTTGCTGGCGCCGAGAAGATCATCGAACGTTCCGTGGATGAAGCTGCTAACAGCGACATCGTGGATAAACTTGTCGCTGAACTGTAA
- the atpI gene encoding F0F1 ATP synthase subunit I encodes MSVSLVSRNVARKLLLVQLLVVIASGLLFSLKDPFWGVSALSGGLAVFLPNVLFMIFAWRHQAHTPAKGRVAWTFAFGEAFKVLAMLVLLVVALAVLKAVFLPLIVTWVLVLVVQILAPAVINNKG; translated from the coding sequence ATGTCTGTGTCGCTCGTGAGTCGAAACGTTGCTCGGAAGCTTCTGCTCGTTCAGTTACTGGTGGTGATAGCAAGTGGATTGCTGTTCAGCCTCAAAGACCCCTTCTGGGGCGTCTCTGCATTAAGTGGAGGCCTGGCAGTCTTTCTGCCTAACGTTTTGTTTATGATATTTGCCTGGCGTCACCAGGCACATACACCAGCGAAAGGCCGGGTGGCCTGGACATTCGCATTTGGCGAAGCTTTCAAAGTTCTGGCGATGTTGGTGTTACTGGTGGTGGCGTTGGCGGTTTTAAAGGCGGTATTCTTGCCGCTGATCGTTACGTGGGTTTTGGTGCTGGTGGTTCAGATACTGGCACCGGCTGTAATTAACAACAAAGGGTAA
- the viaA gene encoding ATPase RavA stimulator ViaA encodes MLTLDTLNVMLAVSEEGMIEEMILALLSSPVLAVIFEKSPRLKKAITNDLPRWREALRTRLKDVHVPPELTEEVMCYQQSQLLSTPQFIVQLPQILALLYRLHSPYADQAQQLVDGNSRFTPALHTLFLQRWRLSLVVQATTFNQQLLEEEREQLLSEVQERMTLSGQLEPVLVDNDNAAGHLWDMSAGQLKRGDYQLIVKYGDFLAQQPELRQLAEQLGRSREAKSVPRKDAPMEAFRTLVREPATVPEQVEGLHQSDDILRLLPPELATLGISELEYEFYRRLVEKQLLTYRLQGEAWREKITERPVTHQDFEEQPRGPFIVCVDTSGSMGGFNEQCAKAFCLALMRIALADNRRCFIMLFSTEIVSYELSCPQGIEQAIRFLSQRFRGGTDLASCFRTIIERMQGREWFDADAVVISDFIAQRLPDDVVNKVKTLQKEHQHRFHAVAMSAHGKPGIMRIFDHIWRFDTGMRSRLLRRWRR; translated from the coding sequence ATGCTGACGCTGGATACATTGAATGTCATGCTCGCGGTAAGTGAAGAGGGAATGATCGAGGAGATGATCCTCGCTTTGCTCTCTTCACCGGTGTTGGCCGTGATATTCGAAAAATCGCCTCGTTTAAAAAAAGCGATTACCAATGATCTGCCACGCTGGCGAGAAGCTTTACGTACACGCTTAAAAGATGTTCATGTTCCGCCAGAATTAACCGAAGAGGTGATGTGTTATCAGCAGAGCCAACTGCTTTCCACGCCACAGTTTATTGTTCAACTCCCCCAAATCCTGGCATTACTTTATCGCCTGCACTCTCCTTATGCAGACCAGGCTCAGCAACTGGTTGATGGCAATAGTCGTTTTACTCCGGCATTACATACCTTGTTTCTCCAGCGTTGGCGACTAAGCCTGGTTGTACAGGCAACAACGTTTAACCAACAATTACTGGAAGAAGAGCGGGAGCAATTGCTAAGTGAAGTCCAGGAGCGTATGACCCTGAGTGGGCAACTGGAGCCAGTACTGGTCGACAATGATAACGCAGCAGGTCATTTATGGGATATGAGTGCAGGGCAGCTCAAACGCGGCGATTATCAACTGATCGTAAAATATGGCGATTTTCTGGCACAACAACCAGAACTGCGGCAACTGGCTGAGCAATTAGGGCGTTCCAGAGAAGCGAAATCTGTTCCACGAAAAGATGCACCAATGGAAGCCTTTCGTACGCTGGTTCGGGAACCAGCCACCGTGCCAGAACAAGTCGAGGGGCTACACCAAAGCGACGACATACTTCGCCTTCTTCCCCCCGAACTGGCAACTCTGGGCATTTCCGAACTGGAGTATGAGTTTTATCGTCGTTTGGTGGAAAAACAGTTACTAACCTACCGCTTACAGGGTGAAGCCTGGCGTGAAAAAATCACCGAACGTCCGGTCACTCATCAAGATTTTGAGGAGCAGCCACGCGGACCATTTATCGTCTGCGTAGATACTTCGGGTTCGATGGGCGGTTTTAATGAACAGTGTGCGAAAGCATTCTGCCTGGCACTAATGCGTATTGCGTTAGCTGATAATCGCCGTTGTTTCATTATGCTGTTTTCCACCGAAATAGTGAGCTACGAACTCTCCTGTCCACAAGGGATCGAACAGGCGATCCGTTTTTTAAGCCAGCGTTTTCGTGGTGGTACTGATCTTGCTAGCTGTTTTCGCACCATTATCGAACGTATGCAGGGGCGGGAATGGTTTGATGCTGATGCGGTAGTGATTTCAGATTTTATCGCCCAACGATTACCCGATGATGTGGTAAATAAGGTTAAAACGTTGCAGAAGGAACATCAGCATCGCTTTCATGCCGTGGCGATGTCGGCACATGGCAAACCCGGCATCATGCGCATTTTCGATCATATCTGGCGCTTTGATACCGGGATGCGAAGCCGCCTGCTCAGACGCTGGCGGCGATAA
- the atpB gene encoding F0F1 ATP synthase subunit A translates to MASENMTPQDYIGHHLNNLQLDLRTFSLVDPHNPPATFWTINIDSMFFSVVLGLLFLVLFRSVAKKATSGVPGKFQTAIELVIGFVNGSVKDMYHGKSKLIAPLALTIFVWVFLMNLMDLLPIDLLPYIAEHVLGLPALRVVPSADVNVTLSMALGVFILILFYSIKMKGIGGFTKELTLQPFNHWAFIPVNLILEGVSLLSKPVSLGLRLFGNMYAGELIFILIAGLLPWWSQWILNVPWAIFHILIITLQAFIFMVLTIVYLSMASEEH, encoded by the coding sequence ATGGCTTCAGAAAATATGACGCCGCAGGATTACATAGGACACCACCTGAATAACCTTCAGCTGGACCTGCGTACATTCTCGCTGGTGGATCCGCATAACCCCCCAGCCACCTTCTGGACAATCAATATTGACTCCATGTTCTTCTCGGTGGTGCTGGGTCTGTTGTTCCTGGTTTTATTCCGTAGTGTAGCCAAAAAGGCGACCAGCGGCGTGCCAGGTAAGTTTCAGACCGCGATTGAGCTGGTGATCGGCTTTGTTAATGGTAGCGTGAAAGACATGTACCATGGCAAGAGCAAGCTGATTGCTCCGCTGGCCCTGACGATTTTCGTCTGGGTATTCCTGATGAACTTGATGGACTTACTGCCTATCGACCTGCTGCCGTACATCGCTGAACATGTACTGGGTCTGCCGGCACTGCGTGTGGTTCCGTCTGCGGACGTGAACGTAACGCTGTCTATGGCACTGGGCGTATTTATCCTGATTCTGTTCTACAGCATCAAAATGAAAGGCATCGGCGGCTTCACGAAAGAGTTGACGCTGCAGCCGTTCAATCACTGGGCGTTCATTCCTGTCAACTTAATCCTTGAAGGGGTAAGCCTGCTGTCCAAACCAGTTTCACTCGGTTTGCGACTGTTCGGTAACATGTACGCCGGTGAGCTGATTTTCATTCTGATTGCTGGTCTGTTGCCGTGGTGGTCACAGTGGATTCTGAATGTGCCGTGGGCCATTTTCCACATCCTGATCATTACGCTGCAAGCCTTCATCTTCATGGTTCTGACGATCGTCTATCTGTCGATGGCGTCTGAAGAACATTAA